The genomic window TTGCCATGTCTGGGCGGCGATACGACGCAACCGTTCCATGCGGCCCGGATCCATGAACTCCCCGCCGATGTTGCACTCGGCGACGAAGGCATAATCCGCCGTCAGTTCCTGGAGGCGCGCCTCCAGCGCGGCTTTGGCCTGCGCCTCATCCTCCCCGCAGGCGATGGCTTCGAGGCAAGCGATCCGGGCATCACGCCACAACACCTCGAAGCGCATGCGCACTTCGTGAATGCGGTTGTGGATGGTTTCCAGCTTGGTGGCTTTGTCCACCACGAATTCCGGGGTGACGACTTTGCCGCAGTCGTGAAGCCAAGCCCCGATGCGGAATTCGCGCCATTCGTCGTCGTTGACGAAGGCAAAATCGGCCAATGGCCCCTCCGTCACCTTCGCCGCCTCCTGCGCCAGCATCACCGCCAGCTCCGGGACGCGCTCGCAATGGCCGCCGGTGTAGGGGCTTTTGGCGTCGATGGCTCCCGCGATCAGCTTGATCAGCGACTCCATCAGCACCTTCTGGGCTTCCACCAGATTGTGATTTTCCAGGGCCACCGCCGATTGGGCCGCCAGCGCCTCCACGAAGCGAACCACCTTCTTGGGAAAGGGGATGATCTCTCCGGTTTCGGGATTGATGGCGTTGAGCAGTTGCAGCAGCCCGATGACATTCCCTTCCCGTGGGGAGAGGGGCACGGTGAGCATTGAAACGGTGCGAAAGCCCGACTCCTCGCTGAATTTCTTGGTGCCCGACAAATCGAAGCGGGTTTCCGCATAGACGTCGTCCACCACGATGGTCTCGTTGTGGAGTGCGGAGTGGACGACCATATAATGGTTGTTGGGCTGGCCGGTTTGCGGGTCGATCATCGGAATCTCGAAGGCGGGGAGATCCCCTTCGAGGGTACGCATGGCGAAGCTCAGGGTGTTCCGTTCCGTTTTCAGAAAGAGGGTTGCGGCGCTGGAGGGGGTGAGGTCACGGGCTCCGAAGAGAATGGTGCGCAACAGTTTGTTGCGGTCGCGCTCCTGTCCCAACTGGATGCCGTTGTCCACCAGGCGGGCCAGCTTCTGCTCGGCAATCTGCAGGTCGTGGGTGCGAATCCGCACCCGCTCCTCCAGTGCGTCGGCATGGCGTTCCAGGAGGTGATGGGCTTCTTCCAGCTCCTTTTGCTGTTCCTGGATGCGGTCGTGAGCCTCCTTGACCCGCTCTTCGCTGCGGTCACTCAGCCGGGTCAGGCGCTGCGACAGTTTGAGCAGCTTGCGATAGCTCTTGGCCAGGGCCTCGAAGGCGTCGCGCCCGACTTCGGCGCCGGGGACGGCAAGCAGTTCTTCGGCTCGGGTCAGTACTGCCGTTTCATCCCGGAAGGCATCGAAATCCTGGCTCATTGCGCTATGCTCTCTACCGAATGGCGTTGTTCTGTGTTGGGTAATGCCCCCAAAATAAAGTCTTACTCTTTTTTCATCATGTCAAAGCGGGCGTGTTCCAGATCTTCGGAGAACTCCTCTCCCAGTTCTTGCATGTTGGAATCGTCGGCAGCATAGGCCCAGGTGATGTTGACCTGGTT from Magnetococcales bacterium includes these protein-coding regions:
- a CDS encoding GAF domain-containing protein gives rise to the protein MSQDFDAFRDETAVLTRAEELLAVPGAEVGRDAFEALAKSYRKLLKLSQRLTRLSDRSEERVKEAHDRIQEQQKELEEAHHLLERHADALEERVRIRTHDLQIAEQKLARLVDNGIQLGQERDRNKLLRTILFGARDLTPSSAATLFLKTERNTLSFAMRTLEGDLPAFEIPMIDPQTGQPNNHYMVVHSALHNETIVVDDVYAETRFDLSGTKKFSEESGFRTVSMLTVPLSPREGNVIGLLQLLNAINPETGEIIPFPKKVVRFVEALAAQSAVALENHNLVEAQKVLMESLIKLIAGAIDAKSPYTGGHCERVPELAVMLAQEAAKVTEGPLADFAFVNDDEWREFRIGAWLHDCGKVVTPEFVVDKATKLETIHNRIHEVRMRFEVLWRDARIACLEAIACGEDEAQAKAALEARLQELTADYAFVAECNIGGEFMDPGRMERLRRIAAQTWQRHFDDRLGLSHEELKRYQGMPVAELPADEPLLSDKPCHLIARERITHLDPTKGFRMQVPENLYNQGEMYNLSIARGTLTEEERFKINEHTIQTIHMLESLPLPQGMQRIPEYAGSHHETLIGTGYPRKLDASQLSIPSRIMAIADIFEALTACDRPYKKPKTLSEAVKILSFFKKDKHIDADLFDLFLTSGVFRKYGEIYLKPEQLDAVDVAHFIGARPLPDLGG